In Caproiciproducens sp. NJN-50, the following are encoded in one genomic region:
- a CDS encoding FadR/GntR family transcriptional regulator, with amino-acid sequence MKEIHKISITDAVVDNLKELIESGQYSIGEKLPTESRLCERLKVSRTSVREAMRVIQALGYINLLPGKGAFVASYTPVTHSDNWYDVENAKFNDFMEVRMAIETLSVRLSVERASPKQVKELEQIHKSFLEANESKDLVRLIMLDELFHTKIISYTRNQLLININKQLLESFRVYRGDSFMNNDVYANAVEPHTRILFCFQTKNASLAVKEMRKHLEITAKDMETIHTRRTEK; translated from the coding sequence TGAAGGAAATCCACAAGATTTCGATCACCGACGCTGTTGTTGACAATCTGAAGGAACTGATTGAATCCGGTCAGTACTCCATTGGAGAAAAATTGCCGACGGAATCCCGTCTGTGTGAGAGGCTGAAGGTCAGCCGCACCAGCGTACGGGAAGCGATGCGCGTGATTCAGGCTTTGGGTTATATTAATCTGCTGCCCGGAAAGGGCGCTTTTGTGGCGAGCTATACCCCCGTGACCCACTCCGACAATTGGTACGATGTAGAGAATGCGAAATTCAATGACTTTATGGAAGTCCGCATGGCCATTGAAACGCTGTCCGTCCGCCTTTCCGTTGAGCGTGCTTCTCCAAAACAGGTGAAGGAATTGGAGCAGATCCACAAATCCTTTTTGGAGGCCAACGAATCGAAGGACCTGGTGCGCCTGATTATGCTGGACGAACTGTTCCACACAAAGATCATCAGCTATACCCGCAATCAATTGCTGATCAACATCAATAAACAGTTGCTGGAGAGTTTTCGGGTTTACCGCGGAGATTCCTTTATGAATAATGATGTTTACGCAAACGCGGTGGAACCCCACACGCGGATTTTGTTCTGCTTTCAAACGAAAAACGCATCTTTGGCCGTGAAGGAGATGCGAAAGCATTTGGAAATAACAGCGAAGGATATGGAAACAATTCATACGCGCAGGACTGAAAAATAG